The DNA window ccctacaggccgctgtgttcaggtgccgcaagggcgatgtactgcaacctcaggcagtgctgctttccgttgacaaagctgcggcagcagtttaatctagcaagtcgggaaagcacgtgtagcaacacaacagattcttgagaaagcgcaaactgtctgtctctaatatgcgagagttaccaagtttcctgggacgttggttgcagacgtgcctcggtagcgcaatgggtagcgcgtaggtctcataatcttaagttagggagtttgaccctcaccaggggcatttaatttgctgtacatcatggctgaattaacggcgttgctgttgctagggaacgaactgaattgtcgtttgttatccacaaggagtccacgcctcagcgtcaaaacgtttacatccacttatggcaaggtacaactttgacctttctcctcccctgttatgagtaaaatatgatgcaaacagcaatgaatagtcagtttcgagctgtgcgccatgccagtctgcacgcgcaaatatgctcgcaaacagagaacaccactgagtccggattcagcacgaaatgcgagaggagagggagtaaatctcacgtttatcgagcaaatccggtgtggtctagtgatggtaaacatgattagatattggcgggtgtatggcatgtgttttcagcgtggaaatttggctgtcagaaattgttgatgatttgtgttttaaagatagtgtcatattatgaaagcgcaattggtacattaatgtaggtaacactgattagaggataggcgcccttccgtgatgtgacggattgtatcactattgatattgtttacagttatttgttcgtattcggtcctttaaaattcgatataatggctagattacttaagatgcagatacagggaatccgaagctttggtccgaacgacagtgatcagcagatgattacgtttcaatcacctgtgacgctgatattagggcagaacggatgtggtaagacgacgacaattgaagccctgaagtatgcagctacaggtgaggtgccagcaggaactaaacaagggcagtcgtttgttcatgacccgaagatggctcgtcagccagagacaaggggccaaataaaattgttgatggctgatcgcaaaggcgaagaagttgtcatcacacgtacgttacaaacaacacagaaggcaaaaaatttgcaattgaaaacactggatccagtaattcataggaagaagtctagtggtgaagttgtacaggttggtggacggtgcattgatgtaaatttagaaatgtctcatgtttttggtgtatcaaaagctgttctgagcaatgttatattttgccatcaagaagattctaactggccaatggatgagggaaagaaactcaaggagaagtttgattccatattcgatgcaacaaaacttaataaatgtttggaacacatcagagatcttaggaaagcagtaaatacagaaatcagcactgatgagaaacttctgaaatcacaacaagagataaaagatgagactgtttcaaaaaagaaggatttacaagaggcagagagtcgtctggcagtaactcaggacaaaatagataacttgagcgataaactatcacctttgctagaaaaactagatgaaatttgtgatgtggaaaaggatttccttcagctcaccagggagaaagaaagagctgaagacaagatgaaaatactagaatcgcaacaatcagatttaaagaagaatattaaggaagtgcttgagtggaaaactttagaagaaataactgatttaatcaacagttttaaaactgaagcaaggaactggcaggagcacttgaaatctatggagattgaacttcagcagatatctagggatgaggagcgagtattggaagaaacaagccaagagcagatgactcttggaaaacttcagaaagaggaagaagatcataatactcgaatagatgcacgcaataagaatctacagagattggcagaaacatttcaaataagagtaaaagaagatacattttcttcagaagttcttgtctcaaatttaatgcatcaagtcgacgataaaataagagagtcaaaggtacagtttgagcagttacggaacaggtttcaaagagaagagcaggaactccaaagtaaaatagacattgctagagacactaaagcaaagctagagcaggaaatcacctcaaaaaaacgacaagcagaagataataaagctgaagaatggagtgtcaaaacagaaattgaagatatagagaaatctggtgaagaacttgtcaaattaggaagagaactggagcaagcaaaaactaactgggaaactgcttgtcaagaacttgatgaagaacagctgaaaaaagaaattagagatcagcaccaagagagcaacaggctggatgataagctagttattgtggataaagaagttcagacattgcagctgttgagtagtgagcaggcacagcttgatatccagaacaaactgaaggcatctaaggagtccgaactcaaaaaactaaagaacaaacacaatgaagcactgcgccaccttttgtttacagtgccacaacaaaatttgaaacatgacttggatgcttgcatgcttcaactgactcgtcagatcaacaacatcaatgagaagataaatagtaagcagaatgaggcggctgcacttgaagtgaaacgagcccatcacaaggagcagttggatttgaaagaaagagagctgcgaaaatttgaagaagaaatatatgatttgtgtggcaggcaagattttgatgagtacatacaaagtgtttctgatagaatacaagaactgcaggaccaaaaaggaacgctcagtgcttcggaatacatgttccgtcgctacattcagaaactggaacaggaagatccttgctgtccattgtgtcatagggagtttgaagccgcttctgaagctgctgaacttgcatatgaactgagtaataaagtcagtgaagtcccagcacgccttcaggacaataagaaagaactagaaaataagctaaaggaatatgataaacttttgcaaatgaaacctgcttatgaaagaactgatatcatgcgcaccaaggagataccagaaatgaaagagtcacttcatcaaacagaagaggctttagatgcagctcggaaacagattaaagatttgaaggagcagttactgggtccaaaagcaaaggagcagatggcaaaggatatccaaggagatgtagtccgcattgatcagttgcagacagaactgcgccgcatagacaaagaaattcaggagctgcagtctaagatgcccacaggatcgtcacgctccatggaggaagccctggcagagcaggaggagcttcgagcacaagtcagtgctattcagcgtgcactccacatgaagcaggagtcactgagaaggcattcagagagagtcaaccagctgagggagcgcaaaaatgtacttatggaaaagaaattgaagctcgaaagtggacagcagaaacgtcgacaactggaggaacgtttgcaggagttgcaaagtatgcatgtgatgatacagtcagaaattgaggtgctcgagacccgacttcaagaagctagagagacacttgattctgcagtgcagtcaaaaaatattagagttacagaaaatcgaaaaaatgtagatcagggacaaaataagattgttgagcaaggaaggaaacatgatgaaatttgtaattggcataatagcattcaacggtatgaacagagcggcatgaaagagaaacttacgtcagttcaagaaagattgatagaactggactctaaaaaggagacccttgcagataaaaacagaagaacgtgtgaaaacattgataagcttaaagaaaaaatttcaaatcagcagctgaaagcaagagaacttgaagataacaaaatattgaaggagaaacaggtagaagctgaagaactgaagagtgtaatagataaagtaaaacagcgccttggtaagttccaagtgaaaaccattgaagaagagaaaagtcgtctctgcagagaaatttcagctgtcaaagaggagaaatcaatttcagaaggacgatttaaggaattaagagatagtgtgaatactctgcgacgagatctaaataaggacatatataaaaatgcagaaaaaaaatacaatgatctgcagcgacgaattaaggtaaaccagctagcatcagctgatctgaacaaatactttgtcgctttggattggtcactcatttactttcatcaggagcgcatgaggaagattaatacgattataagagaactgtggcgaaaaatctatcgtgggaatgatattgattatatagaaattaaaacagatgctcctgaaaccacgagtgcagacaagaagcgaacattcaactatcgggttgttcaggtgaagaatgatgttgagattgatatgaagggacgctgcagtgctgggcagaaggttctagcgtcgcttgttatccgaattgctttggcagaaattctaagtattaattgtggaatcttagctctggatgaaccaaccacaaatttggatagggagaacatagacagtcttggagaaactctcacagaccttataaatttaaggagggagaacaagaattttcagctcatactgataacacacgatgaagacttcttggatcgtttgatgaatgttgaaaaactgaagtactattacagggtcacaagaaatgcaaagggaaactcggtcattgaaaagtatcgttttgaagaaaggagcacccaacatagaaactttaactaaagtttgaaataagaatgcatcaagactgatttttgttattctaatttgctcatcttgtggaatgctctgtgaaagaaagtacttataggtttttgtgttttctgtttgttataatacattcatgcccatgcagcagcatttttcacactgttatgtataaataaagaacattcatttctgagtaaaaaaaaaaaaaaaaaaaagtggctaggatacctggctttcacccaggaggcccaggttcgactcccggtaccggatgggaagtgtttgcgcacacgaccgtccatgttttggccttccaacgttcgtttgtcgccctccttccggagcttcaaccgagcgtaatcgggggaaacaggcacgagatgcaattactgtcagcaccgggataaagggagaagaggcactggtccgttgttgggctgctaccagcgtcagtggcaagtcggtgaagtcgctagttgcgccagaagccagcaattaccgtagtacgcctacacacgcgttccagttattcacattgcttgcagccgcttcatccacaacaagcgtgagcccggatagctcagtcggtagagcattaggcttttaaactaagggtccagggttcgagtccctgtccgggcgaagattttaacgcttccgtaatggctcgtctcgtagcgctggtagccctcccgtaatcagtgcacggagttcgtatcctgtcagcattctgcgcagaccggttcgattatacacgattcgagggaacgtttagctacgagcagtcgtggccgagtggttaaggcgtctgactagaaatcagattccctctgggagcgtaggttcgagtcctaccgactgcgtcccttttctttttatttttttgttcaagaagaaggagcagaaaatgtcgcagtttgcctgtcgttttggtacctcgctacacctcacctctcacagccgtttatagcgcctgtccttttgataagggcgaattccaagcgtcagctttcgcgtcagccgagcaaagtcgggacaagtcgggacatactacaggatggcctgcacgtggctcgcatactcatacgtaaaaatttgcgcccgttgcggtggccgggaatcgaacccggatcaactgcttggaaggcaactatgctcaccattacaccaccaccgcacacccgctgctcccaacgccgcgctgtgtcggcttcccgcccgccggcagcggcccacggtgatggtagctgtaggcgctttacgaggtaggagggtgcatccacacgcgttcgggccgcgcctccacgcacgctgcgtctttgggcaagactcgttgccgcgactgcaaggttactcacacgatagtgatgagcggtcgcttttaggcagtgtagtgggggactccgcgtgtgtagcacttttttcggttgtatccgacgtcgttgggtggcaatcccactttccctgcagacacctaccctggaatgtgctcgggaagcacggacgaccgcccccaacaaatgcaactaacaaaatgagaacaacaactaaaaaagtggtaggctgttggcctaccacgcgggcggcccgggttcgactcccggccgatgcatcgttttgctgttctcgctataatgctgccgcgccgattgctcgcttgagctgcgtcagcctcaggaatgtacagcacgattcgctgtgagaagaaccaaacacgcagcacgcaagagaccgtaattggagggaagcgtgctatttctgaactcgagcgtcagcctggccctacaggccgctgtgttcaggtgccgcaagggcgatgtactgcaacctcaggcagtgctgctttccgttgacaaagctgcggcagcagtttaatctagcaagtcgggaaagcacgtgtagcaacacaacagattcttgagaaagcgcaaactgtctgtctctaatatgcgag is part of the Schistocerca piceifrons isolate TAMUIC-IGC-003096 unplaced genomic scaffold, iqSchPice1.1 HiC_scaffold_443, whole genome shotgun sequence genome and encodes:
- the LOC124750040 gene encoding DNA repair protein RAD50-like; this translates as MARLLKMQIQGIRSFGPNDSDQQMITFQSPVTLILGQNGCGKTTTIEALKYAATGEVPAGTKQGQSFVHDPKMARQPETRGQIKLLMADRKGEEVVITRTLQTTQKAKNLQLKTLDPVIHRKKSSGEVVQVGGRCIDVNLEMSHVFGVSKAVLSNVIFCHQEDSNWPMDEGKKLKEKFDSIFDATKLNKCLEHIRDLRKAVNTEISTDEKLLKSQQEIKDETVSKKKDLQEAESRLAVTQDKIDNLSDKLSPLLEKLDEICDVEKDFLQLTREKERAEDKMKILESQQSDLKKNIKEVLEWKTLEEITDLINSFKTEARNWQEHLKSMEIELQQISRDEERVLEETSQEQMTLGKLQKEEEDHNTRIDARNKNLQRLAETFQIRVKEDTFSSEVLVSNLMHQVDDKIRESKVQFEQLRNRFQREEQELQSKIDIARDTKAKLEQEITSKKRQAEDNKAEEWSVKTEIEDIEKSGEELVKLGRELEQAKTNWETACQELDEEQLKKEIRDQHQESNRLDDKLVIVDKEVQTLQLLSSEQAQLDIQNKLKASKESELKKLKNKHNEALRHLLFTVPQQNLKHDLDACMLQLTRQINNINEKINSKQNEAAALEVKRAHHKEQLDLKERELRKFEEEIYDLCGRQDFDEYIQSVSDRIQELQDQKGTLSASEYMFRRYIQKLEQEDPCCPLCHREFEAASEAAELAYELSNKVSEVPARLQDNKKELENKLKEYDKLLQMKPAYERTDIMRTKEIPEMKESLHQTEEALDAARKQIKDLKEQLLGPKAKEQMAKDIQGDVVRIDQLQTELRRIDKEIQELQSKMPTGSSRSMEEALAEQEELRAQVSAIQRALHMKQESLRRHSERVNQLRERKNVLMEKKLKLESGQQKRRQLEERLQELQSMHVMIQSEIEVLETRLQEARETLDSAVQSKNIRVTENRKNVDQGQNKIVEQGRKHDEICNWHNSIQRYEQSGMKEKLTSVQERLIELDSKKETLADKNRRTCENIDKLKEKISNQQLKARELEDNKILKEKQVEAEELKSVIDKVKQRLGKFQVKTIEEEKSRLCREISAVKEEKSISEGRFKELRDSVNTLRRDLNKDIYKNAEKKYNDLQRRIKVNQLASADLNKYFVALDWSLIYFHQERMRKINTIIRELWRKIYRGNDIDYIEIKTDAPETTSADKKRTFNYRVVQVKNDVEIDMKGRCSAGQKVLASLVIRIALAEILSINCGILALDEPTTNLDRENIDSLGETLTDLINLRRENKNFQLILITHDEDFLDRLMNVEKLKYYYRVTRNAKGNSVIEKYRFEERSTQHRNFN